One part of the Desulfonema ishimotonii genome encodes these proteins:
- a CDS encoding cell division protein FtsQ/DivIB: MAESPQRYSPPPSRPERRPGLLRGMAFTLAASLIFPAIYGYVIQSDRFVAQQVTITGAARLSRAEILHLACLDGAVSIPGFNFTLARKRLRAHPWVDDADVSFGLPWEIRVCIREHQPLAVFDLGRRFIVNTRGEVFKAWAPGDPGHLPVVSGLRFSDISLSGAVLYAPPFKAVMNVLQFGRLPESVVPNRLITEIRVDREMGLTLWVASDPGRLRVKKIKLGYRNYSLKYDRLEKILLYLKKRQSVSEVDSIDLKNPDRVVVDPMGTESFAREDKEV, translated from the coding sequence GTGGCTGAATCGCCCCAGCGATACTCACCGCCGCCGTCCCGTCCCGAAAGACGGCCCGGCCTGCTGAGGGGGATGGCGTTCACGCTGGCCGCCAGCCTTATTTTTCCCGCCATATACGGCTATGTGATTCAGAGTGACCGGTTTGTGGCACAACAGGTGACGATTACCGGCGCGGCCCGGCTTTCGCGGGCGGAGATTTTGCACCTGGCCTGTCTGGACGGGGCGGTCAGTATTCCCGGATTTAATTTCACGCTGGCCCGGAAACGGCTGCGGGCCCACCCCTGGGTGGACGATGCCGACGTTTCCTTCGGACTGCCGTGGGAGATCCGGGTGTGCATCAGAGAACATCAGCCCCTTGCGGTTTTTGATCTGGGGCGCAGATTTATTGTCAACACCCGCGGGGAGGTGTTCAAGGCCTGGGCGCCGGGGGATCCCGGACACCTGCCCGTGGTCAGCGGGCTCAGATTTTCAGATATCAGCCTCTCCGGTGCGGTGTTGTACGCGCCCCCTTTCAAGGCCGTGATGAATGTGTTACAATTCGGCAGGTTGCCTGAGAGTGTTGTCCCCAACCGCTTAATTACAGAGATCCGGGTGGACAGAGAGATGGGGCTGACCCTGTGGGTCGCATCCGACCCGGGACGGCTCCGGGTGAAAAAAATAAAACTGGGATACCGGAACTATTCTTTGAAGTATGACCGGCTGGAAAAGATATTGCTTTACCTGAAGAAGAGACAGAGTGTTTCAGAGGTTGACTCCATAGATCTGAAGAACCCGGATCGTGTGGTTGTCGATCCGATGGGAACCGAATCGTTTGCCAGGGAGGATAAGGAGGTTTGA
- the ftsA gene encoding cell division protein FtsA has product MQGQEDIIVGLDIGTTKICAVVGELSGDEINIIGIGTHPSVGLRKGVVVNIEATVDSIKKAVEDAELMAGCEISSVYAGIAGGHITGFNSRGIIAIKGGAEITQMDVDRVIDAARAVAIPMDREVIHVLPQEFIVDDQPGILNPIGMSAVRLEAKIHIVTGAVTSAHNIVKCANKAGLDVADIVLESLASSEAVLSADEKELGTALLDLGGGTTDLAIFSGKNIKHTFVLALGGNNLTNDIAIGLRAPLAEAEKIKKRYGTCLSRQIESSEVIEVPGMGGRKPRKLSRQILGEILEPRMEEIFSLVRREICRANMEHLINSGVVITGGSSLLDGAPAIAESIFNLPTRMGKPRNIGGLVDVVNNPMYATGVGLVLFGARNQAVKKFRIRDGNIFNRVMSRMKRWFKDIV; this is encoded by the coding sequence GTGCAGGGACAGGAAGATATTATCGTAGGTTTGGATATCGGGACGACCAAGATTTGTGCTGTGGTCGGCGAGTTATCCGGAGATGAGATCAATATTATCGGTATCGGAACGCACCCCTCTGTCGGACTTCGCAAAGGGGTTGTCGTCAACATTGAGGCAACCGTGGATTCGATAAAAAAGGCTGTGGAAGATGCGGAGCTGATGGCGGGGTGTGAGATCTCCTCCGTGTACGCCGGCATTGCCGGGGGGCATATTACCGGATTTAACAGCCGGGGCATCATTGCCATCAAGGGGGGGGCCGAGATCACGCAGATGGATGTGGACCGCGTGATTGACGCCGCCCGCGCCGTCGCCATTCCCATGGACCGGGAGGTGATCCATGTGCTGCCCCAGGAGTTTATTGTGGATGATCAGCCGGGGATTCTCAACCCCATCGGCATGTCGGCGGTCCGGCTGGAGGCAAAAATTCACATTGTCACGGGCGCGGTGACATCTGCCCACAATATCGTCAAATGTGCCAACAAGGCCGGTCTGGATGTGGCGGATATCGTCCTGGAGTCCCTGGCCTCAAGTGAGGCCGTGCTGTCTGCCGATGAAAAGGAACTGGGCACCGCCCTGCTGGATCTGGGCGGCGGCACAACAGACCTCGCGATTTTTTCCGGGAAGAACATCAAGCACACCTTTGTCCTGGCCCTGGGCGGCAACAACCTGACCAACGATATTGCCATCGGTCTCCGCGCCCCGCTGGCCGAGGCCGAAAAGATCAAAAAGAGATATGGCACCTGCCTCTCCCGGCAGATTGAAAGCAGCGAGGTGATCGAAGTGCCCGGCATGGGCGGGCGGAAGCCCCGGAAGCTGTCCCGGCAGATTCTCGGTGAGATACTGGAGCCCCGGATGGAGGAGATTTTCAGCCTGGTCCGGCGGGAGATCTGCCGGGCCAATATGGAGCATCTGATCAATTCGGGTGTGGTGATTACCGGGGGATCCTCTCTGCTGGACGGCGCACCTGCCATCGCCGAATCGATCTTCAATCTGCCGACCCGGATGGGCAAGCCCCGGAATATCGGGGGGCTGGTGGATGTGGTCAACAACCCCATGTACGCCACAGGGGTCGGGCTGGTGCTGTTCGGTGCCCGCAACCAGGCCGTGAAAAAGTTCAGGATCCGGGACGGCAATATTTTCAACCGGGTGATGAGCCGGATGAAACGGTGGTTTAAAGATATAGTTTGA
- the ftsZ gene encoding cell division protein FtsZ, which produces MFSYAENNEKTARIKVIGVGGAGGNAINNMIDAELRGVDFIVANTDAQALQVSKAPLKIQIGDKITEGLGAGANPQIGKEAALESAEAIRNALKDSHMVFITAGFGGGTGTGAAPVIADICKELGALTVAVLTKPFSFEGRKRTRLADEGLDLIREMADTVISIPNDRLRGLASKNATMLEMFKRADEVLLHSVKGITDLIMVPGHVNLDFADVKTTMEKAGLAIMGIGVANGENRAVEAAERAISHPLLEDLSISGAKAVLMNITSTREITMDEMAEASERIYSEVGDEADIIWGTAIDETLGDELRITVIATGIGLEHGSRARAAGHPEQRRQPINYEPERQIPVRRRPADRDDQRLSSPRPVRRAEQHAEYYEQPTFERMQRKANDSEMDYDDGYEKKNSDVEDLEIPTFLRRKAD; this is translated from the coding sequence ATGTTTAGCTACGCGGAAAATAATGAAAAAACTGCAAGAATAAAAGTCATCGGCGTCGGAGGGGCGGGGGGCAATGCCATCAACAATATGATCGATGCAGAGCTTCGCGGCGTTGATTTTATTGTGGCCAACACGGATGCCCAGGCGCTTCAGGTGTCCAAAGCGCCGCTGAAAATACAGATCGGAGACAAAATTACCGAGGGACTGGGGGCCGGGGCCAATCCCCAGATCGGAAAAGAGGCGGCTCTGGAGAGCGCCGAGGCCATCCGCAACGCTCTGAAAGACAGCCATATGGTTTTTATCACGGCAGGATTCGGCGGCGGAACCGGTACGGGCGCGGCCCCTGTCATCGCCGATATCTGCAAGGAACTGGGCGCGCTGACCGTTGCGGTGCTGACCAAGCCGTTCTCATTTGAGGGGCGCAAACGGACCCGCCTGGCCGATGAGGGGCTGGATCTGATCCGGGAGATGGCCGATACGGTGATCTCCATCCCCAATGACCGGCTCCGGGGGCTGGCCTCCAAAAATGCCACCATGCTGGAGATGTTCAAGCGCGCCGATGAGGTGCTGCTCCACTCGGTCAAGGGGATCACCGATCTGATCATGGTGCCGGGCCATGTCAACCTCGACTTTGCGGACGTGAAGACGACCATGGAGAAGGCCGGTCTGGCGATCATGGGCATCGGTGTGGCCAACGGTGAGAACCGTGCGGTGGAGGCGGCGGAACGGGCCATTTCCCACCCGCTTCTGGAGGATCTCTCGATTTCCGGCGCAAAGGCCGTTCTCATGAATATCACGAGTACGCGGGAGATTACCATGGACGAGATGGCCGAGGCATCGGAGCGCATCTACAGCGAGGTGGGCGACGAGGCGGACATCATCTGGGGAACGGCCATTGATGAGACCCTGGGCGACGAGTTGCGGATCACCGTGATTGCCACCGGCATCGGGCTTGAACATGGCAGCCGGGCCAGGGCTGCCGGACATCCGGAACAGCGCAGGCAGCCGATCAATTACGAACCGGAGCGTCAGATCCCCGTCCGGCGGCGGCCTGCGGACAGGGATGATCAGCGCCTGTCGTCTCCCCGTCCGGTCCGGCGGGCAGAACAACATGCGGAATATTATGAGCAGCCGACATTCGAACGTATGCAAAGAAAAGCGAATGACTCTGAGATGGATTATGACGATGGCTATGAAAAAAAGAATTCGGATGTTGAAGATCTTGAAATTCCAACCTTTCTCAGAAGAAAAGCAGATTGA
- a CDS encoding radical SAM protein, which yields MTRKRKIPDHRPEETGAVHKHWGGRLRVALVYPNTYPVGMSNLGFQTVYRLLNDMDYVVCERAFLPDRGEARRILSVESGRALADFDIIAFSISFESDYPHLLSLLDAAGIPLRSAERDASWPLVAAGGVACFLNPEPIADFIDCFFIGEGEGIIGPFFDRFDPDAEREPLLRELARTVPGFYVPRFYAPRYAEDGSLRAFEPVADVPERVRRVFLEDLSGTATCSALLTPDTAFDRTYLVEVSRGCPHGCRFCSAGYIYRPPRFRPASLLADCMEAGAALTDRIGLVGAAVSDLPGVQELCTDFSRRNVRISFSSLRADALAPELLDTLKQSRVKTATVAPDGGSERMRRVISKGITESDILTAAEALVATGIPNLKLYFMIGLPTETGEDVAEIVGLCRKIKQRFLEASRSRGRIGEITVSLNAFVPKPVTPFQWAGMDDVRALKQKVRAIRDGLKRIANVRLHHEDPKHAYLQALLSRGDRRVGRILTLAHENGGNWPRTFKEAPVPPDYFVYRERERDELFPWDFIDHRIKKSFLWREYERALAGKPSPDCPMTETCKLCGACGE from the coding sequence ATGACACGGAAACGTAAGATACCCGATCACCGCCCGGAGGAGACCGGGGCGGTTCACAAGCACTGGGGCGGTCGGCTGCGGGTGGCCCTGGTCTATCCCAATACCTATCCGGTGGGGATGTCCAATCTGGGGTTTCAGACCGTATACCGCCTGCTCAACGATATGGATTATGTGGTCTGTGAGCGGGCATTTCTGCCGGACAGAGGCGAAGCCCGCCGTATCCTTTCGGTGGAATCGGGGCGGGCCCTGGCCGATTTCGATATCATCGCCTTTTCAATTTCCTTTGAGAGCGACTACCCGCATCTGCTCTCCCTGCTCGATGCGGCAGGGATTCCGCTGCGCTCGGCCGAACGGGATGCGTCCTGGCCCCTGGTGGCGGCCGGCGGCGTCGCCTGTTTTTTAAACCCCGAACCCATCGCCGACTTTATTGACTGCTTCTTCATCGGGGAGGGGGAGGGGATCATCGGCCCCTTTTTTGACCGCTTTGATCCTGATGCGGAGCGGGAACCGCTTCTGAGGGAGCTGGCCCGGACGGTTCCGGGATTCTACGTGCCCAGGTTTTACGCGCCCCGGTATGCCGAAGACGGATCGCTTCGGGCATTTGAGCCGGTCGCGGATGTGCCGGAAAGGGTGCGGCGCGTGTTTCTGGAGGATCTTTCCGGGACGGCCACATGCAGCGCCCTGCTCACGCCGGACACGGCCTTTGACCGGACGTATCTGGTGGAGGTGAGCCGGGGGTGTCCCCACGGCTGCCGGTTTTGCAGCGCCGGTTACATCTACCGTCCCCCCCGGTTCAGACCGGCCAGCCTGCTGGCCGACTGCATGGAGGCCGGCGCCGCCCTGACAGACCGGATCGGACTGGTGGGCGCGGCCGTGTCGGATCTGCCGGGGGTTCAGGAACTCTGTACCGATTTTAGCCGGCGCAATGTCCGCATCTCCTTCAGCTCGCTCCGGGCCGACGCCCTGGCCCCGGAACTGCTGGACACCCTGAAACAGAGCCGGGTAAAGACCGCCACCGTCGCCCCGGACGGGGGATCGGAGCGGATGCGCCGGGTGATCAGCAAGGGGATTACCGAGTCGGATATTCTGACGGCTGCCGAGGCCCTGGTGGCCACGGGCATTCCCAATCTGAAGCTCTATTTTATGATCGGCCTGCCGACCGAAACCGGCGAGGATGTGGCGGAGATCGTCGGGCTGTGCCGGAAGATCAAGCAGCGGTTTCTTGAGGCCAGCCGGTCGCGGGGGCGCATCGGCGAGATCACTGTCAGCCTTAACGCCTTTGTGCCCAAGCCGGTGACGCCGTTTCAGTGGGCCGGAATGGACGATGTGCGCGCCCTGAAGCAGAAGGTCCGGGCCATCCGGGACGGGCTGAAGCGGATCGCCAATGTGCGGCTGCACCATGAAGACCCCAAACATGCCTATCTTCAGGCGCTTCTGTCGCGGGGGGACCGGCGGGTGGGCCGGATTCTGACCCTGGCCCATGAGAACGGGGGCAACTGGCCCCGAACGTTTAAAGAGGCCCCGGTTCCCCCTGATTATTTTGTGTACCGGGAGCGGGAACGGGACGAGCTGTTTCCCTGGGATTTTATCGACCACCGGATAAAAAAATCGTTTCTGTGGCGGGAATATGAGCGGGCCCTGGCGGGAAAGCCCTCCCCGGACTGTCCCATGACGGAGACGTGCAAATTGTGCGGGGCCTGCGGGGAGTGA
- a CDS encoding ISL3 family transposase, giving the protein MNNAVEIPLGITGISIGEVRENEFGDILIRISVTAEGAVCPKCGKPVTKSYGHGREIWLRHLPAFGRRTFVIIRPKRYQCPYCGGGPTVTQKVPWYRERSQYTDIYEKHILRALINSTIHDVSIKEDIGYDAVRGIIDRNIGKQVKWNEIRYIGTIGIDEISLKKGHGDFVTVVTSLSEEGTKILSVLSGRKKRTVGKFFKSIPKRLKKTVRSVCCDMYDGYISAAKEVFGKNVIITVDRFHVAKMYGKCLDNVRKREMVRLKKELPEKEYEKMKGVMHALRKKDADLTPEEREILKTVFGYSEILKTVYEFCDDLTYIFDRKISKEKALREIESWKEMTEIYDLNCFEKFIKTLNKYEEEIANYFIRRQTSGFVEGLNNKIKVIKRRCYGILNVTSLFQRIHIDLEGYYSFAG; this is encoded by the coding sequence ATGAATAATGCGGTTGAAATTCCTCTGGGAATTACCGGAATCAGTATCGGCGAAGTCCGGGAAAATGAATTCGGAGACATTCTTATCAGAATATCAGTCACTGCCGAAGGAGCTGTATGTCCGAAATGCGGGAAGCCTGTGACAAAATCATACGGTCACGGCAGGGAGATATGGCTTCGGCATTTACCGGCTTTCGGTCGCAGAACATTTGTCATTATCCGTCCGAAAAGGTATCAGTGCCCGTATTGCGGGGGCGGACCGACTGTGACGCAGAAAGTTCCGTGGTACAGAGAGAGAAGTCAGTACACGGATATTTATGAAAAACATATCCTGCGCGCACTGATAAACAGTACCATACATGATGTCAGTATTAAGGAGGATATCGGGTATGATGCGGTCAGGGGAATTATCGACCGCAATATCGGAAAACAGGTAAAATGGAATGAGATAAGATACATAGGCACAATAGGCATAGATGAGATATCGTTGAAAAAAGGTCACGGTGATTTTGTGACTGTTGTCACATCTCTTTCGGAGGAAGGTACGAAAATCCTTTCGGTACTCAGCGGTCGGAAAAAAAGAACGGTCGGAAAATTTTTCAAAAGCATACCGAAAAGGCTGAAAAAAACTGTCAGGTCAGTGTGCTGCGACATGTATGACGGTTATATCAGTGCCGCGAAAGAGGTTTTCGGGAAGAATGTGATAATAACGGTTGACAGATTCCACGTTGCGAAAATGTACGGAAAATGCCTTGACAATGTGCGAAAGCGGGAGATGGTAAGGCTGAAAAAGGAGTTGCCGGAAAAGGAATATGAAAAAATGAAAGGGGTCATGCATGCGCTGCGTAAAAAGGATGCCGATCTGACACCCGAAGAAAGAGAAATCCTGAAAACCGTCTTCGGATATTCGGAAATCCTGAAAACGGTTTACGAATTCTGTGATGACCTGACATACATTTTCGACAGAAAAATCTCGAAAGAGAAGGCTCTGCGGGAAATAGAATCATGGAAGGAAATGACAGAGATTTATGACCTGAACTGCTTTGAAAAATTCATTAAAACGCTGAATAAATACGAGGAGGAGATTGCAAATTATTTTATCAGAAGGCAGACGAGCGGATTTGTCGAAGGACTGAATAATAAGATAAAAGTTATAAAACGCCGTTGCTACGGGATTTTAAATGTAACCAGCCTGTTTCAACGAATACACATTGATTTGGAGGGATATTACTCTTTTGCCGGATGA
- a CDS encoding transposase family protein → MKNTIISSKNKVIDFVGKTFPGSTHDYTMLKKEFPPGLSWFKGINALLDLGYQGIQTDYAGDGIRIPHKKPRKSKNNPNPQLTEEQKKENRNLGRLRIFVENAIGGMKRFNILNFVFRNKKENFGDDVIALCAGLWNMMIID, encoded by the coding sequence ATGAAAAATACGATTATAAGCTCAAAAAATAAGGTAATTGATTTTGTTGGAAAAACTTTTCCGGGCAGTACTCACGATTATACTATGTTGAAAAAAGAATTTCCACCCGGACTTTCGTGGTTCAAAGGGATAAATGCTTTGCTCGACCTCGGATATCAGGGGATTCAGACTGATTATGCCGGTGACGGAATTCGGATTCCTCATAAAAAACCCCGAAAAAGTAAAAACAATCCGAATCCGCAACTCACCGAGGAACAAAAAAAAGAAAATCGAAATTTGGGCAGATTGAGAATATTTGTCGAAAATGCAATCGGAGGAATGAAGAGATTTAATATTCTGAATTTTGTATTTAGAAATAAGAAAGAGAATTTTGGTGATGATGTCATTGCTTTGTGCGCCGGACTCTGGAATATGATGATTATTGATTGA
- a CDS encoding transposase family protein, protein MSATFSIRDSRQLKALTGTSEEQFEKLKEKFSEFYEELRRKAYEEAVERGERKRKRGGGRKGVLPTIEDKLLFLLYYLKNYPTFDVLSSIFNMSRSKACENIHNLFPVLHETLSRIGVLPHREFANVEEMRKVFENIEQIIIDATERPHHRPKNNEKQSSMYSGKKKNMP, encoded by the coding sequence ATGAGCGCAACATTTTCAATCAGAGATTCGAGGCAACTGAAAGCACTTACAGGCACATCGGAAGAGCAATTCGAAAAATTGAAAGAAAAATTCAGTGAGTTTTATGAAGAACTGCGGCGGAAGGCTTACGAAGAAGCCGTCGAACGCGGAGAACGTAAAAGAAAAAGAGGCGGCGGCCGTAAGGGAGTACTTCCGACAATCGAAGATAAATTACTGTTTTTACTTTATTATCTGAAAAATTATCCGACATTCGATGTTCTTTCTTCCATTTTTAACATGTCGCGCTCCAAGGCATGCGAAAATATTCATAATTTGTTTCCCGTCCTTCACGAAACGCTATCCCGTATCGGTGTTTTGCCGCACCGCGAATTCGCGAACGTTGAAGAAATGAGAAAAGTATTTGAAAATATTGAACAAATTATTATTGATGCGACCGAAAGGCCTCATCACCGCCCGAAAAACAATGAGAAACAGTCTTCCATGTATAGCGGTAAGAAAAAAAACATGCCATGA
- a CDS encoding transposase, producing the protein MPKLIESLNNLINSDTFCSGHKNNQNDFTRKRILPFHSLICLLLNMNNQSYQTELDQYFKVVNHLEIAERFLYKANLTKARAKLKYEAFIELSDHMVHNFYENFQFQTWHGFNLFAVDGSTLRVPDEKTISEHFGAWNSVKGEKPCPKARVSQMFDVLNKITVDAIISPKSEGENELAAFHFLKLMPGDLILLDRGYPAHWLFRLILSMNADFCARISCNQWKVVKNSINPERKNRLLKSDPHRSQNKNVPKWALTRN; encoded by the coding sequence GTGCCAAAACTCATCGAATCCTTAAATAATTTAATTAATTCGGATACATTTTGCTCCGGACACAAAAATAATCAAAATGATTTTACCAGAAAACGTATTTTGCCATTCCATTCTCTGATTTGTTTACTTTTGAATATGAACAACCAATCATACCAGACTGAATTAGATCAATACTTCAAAGTCGTCAATCATCTGGAGATAGCCGAACGTTTTCTTTACAAAGCCAACCTGACAAAAGCCCGTGCAAAATTGAAATACGAGGCTTTTATAGAACTCAGTGATCATATGGTTCATAATTTCTACGAAAATTTTCAATTTCAAACCTGGCATGGATTCAATCTTTTTGCTGTCGATGGGTCAACACTCCGGGTGCCGGATGAAAAAACGATCTCGGAACATTTCGGTGCATGGAATTCAGTCAAAGGTGAAAAACCCTGTCCCAAAGCCCGTGTATCTCAGATGTTCGATGTTTTGAACAAAATCACAGTCGATGCGATTATCAGTCCGAAAAGTGAGGGTGAGAATGAACTGGCTGCATTTCATTTTCTGAAACTTATGCCCGGAGACCTCATTCTTTTGGATCGCGGTTATCCGGCCCACTGGTTATTCAGACTGATTTTATCCATGAATGCAGATTTTTGTGCCCGAATATCCTGCAATCAATGGAAAGTTGTAAAAAATTCTATAAATCCGGAAAGAAAGAACAGATTGTTAAAATCGGACCCTCA